In Saccharolobus solfataricus, a genomic segment contains:
- a CDS encoding DUF2249 domain-containing protein, producing MELDLRPIQPEYRHKLVLESFSKLKEGEELTVIADHYPSHLIQLLSGYIEKYKVEETANGDFVLKLTKKKGSTNKAIISHISEFRKTGDVFTPIPVLRKDEYGVILVFFKPGQYIPIHAPDSDLIFYVLQGQGKVSVDNREYEVHEGSIVIVPRGIKRGVKADTYMEAIHIVVPSPSPEDHEKVMKAAMNGIAEVDLRH from the coding sequence ATGGAATTAGATCTGAGACCCATACAACCAGAATATAGACATAAGTTAGTGTTAGAAAGCTTCAGTAAGTTAAAAGAAGGAGAGGAACTAACAGTAATAGCTGACCACTATCCATCTCATTTAATACAACTATTATCCGGCTATATTGAGAAGTATAAGGTTGAAGAAACTGCGAATGGTGATTTCGTCTTAAAGCTTACAAAAAAGAAGGGAAGTACTAATAAAGCGATAATTTCGCATATCTCTGAATTTAGAAAGACTGGAGACGTCTTTACTCCAATTCCGGTGCTTAGGAAAGATGAATATGGTGTTATTCTAGTCTTTTTTAAGCCTGGACAATATATCCCAATACATGCACCAGATTCAGATCTGATCTTTTACGTATTACAAGGTCAAGGAAAAGTTAGCGTAGACAATAGGGAATATGAAGTGCATGAGGGTTCGATCGTAATAGTACCTAGAGGTATTAAGAGAGGAGTCAAAGCTGATACTTATATGGAGGCCATTCACATAGTTGTACCAAGTCCCTCACCAGAAGATCACGAAAAGGTAATGAAAGCAGCTATGAATGGTATTGCAGAAGTCGATCTAAGACACTAG
- a CDS encoding metal-dependent hydrolase family protein, giving the protein MITLVGKIFDGEKIIEQGTVVIENDKIERVSEGIDIPQGSEVIQANFIMPGLVDAHLHFFGVEEDNVLSWNIVNEIDVAIRSTRDMERLLRSGFTLVRDLGSKVAVRLDYLQRRGEILGPTVIASGYSLAITGGNDDPKDLPIDIAQRLSYSFYCDSPYECRKAVRMAIRQGARVIKVYASGAFSQGGKILPGFALDELKAIVDESHRFGLKVASHAYGKEAIMNSILAGVDTIEHGLGLDDETASMIKERGICYIPTLATYEVPFEVRDPEVRIYREELVKRHFSEDIRIAVSHGVKIATGTDYVGSKKRPHGQNYRESVLLSRYMSNLEVLRASTSIASECLGVKVGYIREGYKADLIVLKDDPTRDIENLKPNNVSYVIKDGKLYTGYGLYQE; this is encoded by the coding sequence ATGATAACTCTCGTAGGGAAAATATTCGACGGAGAAAAAATTATTGAACAAGGTACTGTAGTTATAGAGAATGATAAAATCGAAAGAGTTAGTGAAGGAATTGATATCCCGCAAGGAAGTGAAGTAATTCAAGCTAATTTCATAATGCCTGGTTTAGTTGATGCCCATTTGCATTTCTTCGGAGTTGAAGAGGATAACGTCCTTTCCTGGAATATAGTAAACGAAATTGATGTAGCAATAAGGAGTACTAGAGACATGGAGAGACTGCTACGTTCCGGGTTCACTCTAGTTAGGGATTTAGGAAGTAAGGTTGCTGTAAGGCTAGATTACCTTCAGAGAAGGGGAGAGATATTGGGACCGACCGTCATTGCCTCTGGATACTCTTTAGCAATCACTGGCGGTAATGATGATCCAAAGGATTTGCCAATAGATATTGCGCAGAGGCTCTCATATTCATTTTACTGTGATTCTCCTTATGAGTGTAGAAAAGCTGTGAGAATGGCAATTAGACAAGGGGCTAGGGTAATAAAAGTTTACGCGTCTGGAGCCTTTTCCCAAGGTGGAAAAATTCTGCCTGGATTTGCATTGGATGAGCTCAAGGCTATAGTTGACGAATCTCACAGATTTGGTTTAAAAGTCGCATCTCATGCCTATGGAAAAGAGGCAATTATGAACTCCATTCTAGCTGGTGTGGATACAATAGAACACGGTTTAGGGTTAGACGATGAGACTGCAAGTATGATTAAAGAGAGGGGAATTTGCTATATTCCAACATTAGCTACTTATGAAGTACCATTTGAGGTAAGGGATCCTGAGGTTAGGATTTACAGAGAAGAGCTTGTCAAGAGACATTTTAGTGAGGACATTAGGATTGCTGTTTCCCACGGGGTGAAAATAGCTACCGGTACGGATTATGTGGGATCTAAGAAAAGACCTCATGGACAGAATTATAGAGAGTCCGTTCTCCTATCTAGATATATGAGTAATTTAGAAGTACTAAGAGCATCAACATCAATAGCTTCAGAATGTCTTGGTGTCAAGGTGGGTTACATAAGGGAAGGATATAAGGCTGACTTAATAGTATTAAAGGATGACCCCACTAGAGATATTGAGAACTTGAAACCTAATAATGTCTCATATGTCATTAAAGATGGTAAGTTGTATACTGGTTATGGATTATACCAAGAATAA
- a CDS encoding class I SAM-dependent methyltransferase, whose amino-acid sequence MTNKAIKATNEELQQVYNDIPKAYDRANRFISFNQDVKWRADLVKTILKYCKRPKLILDVASGKGELSYTFKKIYKDNSNYEIILSDYAENMLKMALIKDDKVLCSFDALPFREKTFDIVMSSFALHASDNIEDVIREITRVSRKIVGFIAMGKPDSWVRRIYLSIYLKYIMPYIAVLGGAKARDFKYIYYIYERVPTNSQHKRIFEKYIDIKVYEERALNLFYFVVGFPKE is encoded by the coding sequence ATGACCAATAAAGCCATTAAGGCGACAAACGAAGAACTGCAACAAGTTTACAACGATATACCGAAAGCTTATGATAGGGCTAATAGGTTTATTTCCTTTAATCAAGATGTGAAATGGAGGGCAGATCTCGTTAAGACCATACTGAAGTACTGTAAGAGACCAAAGCTAATCTTAGACGTCGCAAGTGGAAAAGGCGAACTCTCATATACGTTTAAGAAAATTTACAAAGATAACTCTAATTACGAGATTATACTATCGGATTATGCTGAAAACATGCTTAAAATGGCGCTAATCAAAGACGATAAGGTACTTTGCTCATTTGATGCACTGCCGTTTAGAGAAAAGACATTCGATATTGTAATGAGTAGCTTTGCCTTACACGCATCTGACAATATAGAGGATGTAATAAGGGAGATCACCAGAGTTTCAAGAAAAATTGTGGGATTTATAGCTATGGGGAAACCTGACAGTTGGGTAAGGAGGATTTACTTGAGTATATATCTAAAGTATATTATGCCATACATAGCAGTCTTAGGAGGAGCTAAGGCGAGGGATTTCAAATATATTTATTATATTTACGAGAGAGTCCCCACCAATTCTCAACATAAAAGGATTTTCGAAAAATATATTGACATCAAAGTATATGAGGAAAGGGCGTTAAATTTATTCTATTTCGTAGTGGGATTTCCTAAGGAGTAG
- a CDS encoding ABC transporter permease, with the protein MNGVDILWLAYKGLMARKTLAIISIIAIMIGITSVSFIEAFSQGVERSVISTLFQLNPTNIYVFNEIGYVSPTDVSLMSSLPGIDAVYPVIEAHGVVQIGGRVINVLVVGVDNISSLLGKVELENGTVYPPVTVPYAVIGHDIAHPIPNVTVQPGSTIILKLSNGNALPLTVYGILRPTQSVVIGDTSDVIFIPLGEAKALINPPGYFLVVLQGSSISEVNTITTLLNYIYGNSLTVTTIQQAISSVQVIITSFSFLVILIGSISLFVGAVGIMGITLARVYQRTREIGIMKTVGLTTRQVLLVFLLEALIVGVIGGIVGLTLTIMGTYIMDINGIPFNAGSSNGSNLIVVIRPFLSMSDVAISILIALVTSIIAGIYPAWKASKLTVIEAVRKD; encoded by the coding sequence ATGAATGGTGTAGATATTTTATGGCTTGCTTATAAAGGTTTAATGGCAAGGAAAACTTTAGCCATAATATCTATAATAGCTATCATGATCGGTATTACAAGTGTTTCCTTTATCGAGGCTTTTAGTCAAGGAGTAGAACGGTCAGTAATTTCTACACTTTTTCAACTTAATCCTACAAACATTTACGTTTTTAACGAGATAGGTTATGTATCTCCTACGGACGTATCACTCATGAGTTCATTGCCCGGGATAGATGCAGTATATCCAGTGATTGAAGCCCATGGAGTAGTTCAAATAGGGGGGAGGGTTATTAATGTTTTAGTAGTAGGTGTGGATAATATATCGTCATTGCTAGGAAAAGTAGAACTTGAGAACGGTACGGTATATCCTCCAGTGACAGTACCATACGCAGTAATAGGGCATGATATAGCCCATCCTATACCAAACGTAACCGTTCAGCCTGGTTCCACTATAATTCTAAAACTCTCTAATGGAAATGCTTTACCATTAACAGTATATGGAATTTTGCGCCCAACCCAGTCTGTTGTAATAGGTGACACTTCCGATGTTATTTTCATTCCATTAGGTGAGGCTAAGGCATTGATAAATCCTCCCGGCTATTTTCTAGTAGTATTGCAAGGTAGTAGTATAAGTGAAGTTAATACAATTACCACTCTGTTAAACTATATTTACGGCAATTCATTAACAGTAACCACAATACAACAAGCAATATCCTCTGTTCAAGTTATAATAACCAGCTTCTCGTTCCTAGTAATATTAATAGGGTCTATCTCATTATTTGTTGGTGCTGTTGGAATAATGGGAATAACCCTAGCTAGAGTCTATCAGAGGACTAGGGAAATAGGAATAATGAAAACTGTAGGATTAACCACTAGGCAAGTCTTATTAGTCTTCCTATTAGAAGCGTTAATTGTGGGAGTAATAGGTGGGATAGTGGGGTTAACGTTAACTATAATGGGAACGTATATAATGGACATAAATGGTATACCATTTAATGCAGGATCCAGTAATGGTTCAAATCTAATTGTGGTCATACGTCCGTTTCTCTCAATGTCCGATGTCGCAATATCAATCCTAATAGCCCTAGTGACAAGCATTATAGCTGGGATATATCCGGCGTGGAAAGCATCGAAATTGACCGTTATAGAAGCGGTAAGAAAAGATTAG